In the Candidatus Delongbacteria bacterium genome, CAGCCGCGCCAGGGCCGGCGGGTTGTGGGCCACATCCAGCACCAGGGGCGGATCCCGGCGCAGCACGTGGAAGCGCCCGGGCCACTCGCCGGATTCCAGGCGTGTCACAACAGCGGGATCCCCGGGCCGCATCACGGCCAGCTGCTCGACCGCCCGCAGGGCCAGTCCGGCGGCGGCGCGCCAGCTCCAGGTGTCCTCGGGCAGCAGCAATCCGGCCCCGCTCCGGCCGCGCAGCAGCACGCGCTCCCCCAGCCGTTCCTCGGCGGCAGGCGCCGGGCACGGGGAAACCTGCAGAACCTCGGCGCCGCGCTCGCGGGCCACCCGAGCCACGATCTCGCACAGCGCGGGCTCGTCCACGGCGCTGATCAGCACGCCGCCGGGGGGCGCTACGTGGGCCTTGTCCCGGGCCACGTCCGCCAGGGTCGGACCCAGCACGGCCAGGTGGTCCGCGCCCACGCTGGTCAGCAGAGACAGCTCCGGCCGTACGGCGCTGGTGGCGTCCAGCCGCCCGCCCAGCCCGCACTCGAGCACGGCCCAGCGCGACCCCGCCCGGGCGAAGGCCAACAGGGCCAGGGCCGTCAACGTCTCGAAGTAGGAGGCCCCCACCGCCTCCACGTGCGGCGCCAGTTCGCGCCAGGCCCCGCCGGCGGCGGCCTCGTCCAGGGGGCCGCCCCGCAGGCGGATGCGTTCGGACACGTGCAGCAGGTGCGGCGAGACGAAGAGCCCGGCGGGCTCGCCGGCGTCCTCCAGCAGCCGCCAGAGGGCGTAGGCCGCGGCGCCCTTGCCATTGGTGCCGGCCAGCTGGACGCAGCGCAGGGCGCGCTCCGGGTGGCCCAGCCGCTCCAGCAGGTCCGCCATCCGCTCCAGGCCCTGCAGCATGCCGAAGCGCGCCCGGGCGTCCACGGCGCGCCAGATCTCCGCCCAGGTCGCGGAGCTCACGGCTGCCCCGCGCTGAGCGCGTGCAGTTCCTTCAGCCCCGCGGCCAGCGCCTGGGCCAGGGCGCGCTGGCCCTCGCCCGATGCCAGCTGCCGGTGGTCCTCGCCGTTGGTCAGGAAGCCGCACTCCACCAGCACGGCAGGCATGCTGGCCCCCACGAGCACCTGGAAACCGGCCTGCTGGACGGGCCGGCGGCGGCGCTCGGTGATCCGGCCCAGGTGGCGGGAGAGGAGTTGGGCCACGCCCCGGCTCTCCTCGGCCCAGCCGGACTGGGCCATGGAGGCGAGGATCCAGTCCTCGGGCGGGCGCTCGCCCTGGGCATCCGGACCCTCGAAGTCGAGTTGGGAATTCTCGCGCAGGGCCACCTGGCGGGCGTGTTCGTTCATGCCCGGCCGCAGGAAGAACACCTCGTGGCCCCGGGCGCGCCGGTCCTTGGCGGCGTTGATGTGGATGGAAACGAAGAGCTGGCCCTGGGCCTGGTTAGCCCGGCGCGTGCGCTCGCCCAGGGGCAGGTACTCGTCGCGTTCGCGGGTGAGCAGCACGTCCACGCCGGGCAGTTCGCGCCTGAGCCGCTCGCGCAGTTCCAGGGCGATGGCCAGGGTCAAGTCCTTCTCGCTCTTGCCCCAGCGTGAGACAGCGCCCGGGTCGTGGCCGCCGTGGCCCGCGTCGATGACGATGCGCGTGAGTTCCTCGCGCAGGCCGGTCAGAGCGGGCGCGGGAGCCTCCTCCTCCGGGGCGGGCTCGTGCAGCGGCCCGGCCGCCACCACGGCCCCCCGCCGGCGCAGCAGGACCTGGATCTCCCCCAGCGCCTCCACCTCTTCCACGTCCACCAGCTCCGCCTGGGACGAGAGGGCCAGACCCAGCACCCACTCGCCGCCGTCCCGCCGGGCCGTCAGGCCGCGGATCAGCGGATCGCCGCCCGGCTTCAGGCGCGCGGGATCCTCCAATCCGGCCAGCTCGTCCAGGTCGGGCAGGCGCAGGTCCAGCCGGCCCGCCCCGGGAACGGATTCGAAAACCGGGATCTCCGGCAGCCGCAGGCGCAGCAGCTCGCCGCCAGGGACGGTCTCGCGCTCCAGCGCGACGGGCAGCGGCTGGAGGGCCAGTTCGTCGCGCCCCTCGTCCAGCCGCCCCTGCAACAGCCCCGACGCCAGCAGGCGGCGCAGCAGCTCCAACTCCACCAGCAGACCGTCCGGTCCGTTCACGGGAGCCTGGTCCAGGCTGAGCAGCGTCCCGTCCACTTCCACGAAGCGCAGGCCCTCCACCACCCGGACGCGATGGCCCCGGGCCTGCAGGGTCCAGGCGGGGCCGTCCACGTCGGCCAGCAGGCCTTCCAGGCGCAGCAGGTCGTCCAGGCTGAACTGGCGCAGGCCGCCCGGCGCGCGGCCGGTCCGCCAGGTGGGCAGAATGGCCTCGCCGCCGCCGGGAAGGGTCACCAGCAGCTCGCGGTCGGGTTCGGGTGGGGAGAGGACGGCCAGAGCCCGCGCCCCGGGCTGGGCTGCGGCCAGCAGCCAGAGGACCAGCAGCAGGACCGGCGCGGATCCCCGTGTGACAGGCGGGCGGGTGGCGGGGCGGAGGTGGTCCATTGCTCAGGCCCTGCGGCGCGGAATGCCGCGCCGGGCGGTCATTCGAGCCCGGCGGGCCGCGTGGCGGGATTGCCGGCGTGCAGGCGGGCCAGCTGCTCCTCGCGGTAGCGCAGGTCCACCTTGACGGGGGTGACGTGGTCCAGGTTGCGCCAGCCCAGGTGCGGCAGCACCTTCTCCACGGGCTTGCCGCGGAACTCGGGTCCCGTGCAGATCAGGGGCTTGGGATCCAACAGTTCCGGCAGCCGCAGGATGAAGTTCTCCCGGCGGTCGCTGGAGATCTCCATGATCTGCGTGTCCATGTAGATGGCGTCCTTGGGGCAGGCCTCCACGCAGAAGCCGCAGAAACAGCAGCGGTCCAGGTCGATGCGGAACTCCGCCGGGGCCTTCTCCTCCGGGCTGCCGTCGTGCTCCATGGGCGTGATGGAGATGCAGAAGTCGGGGCAGGCGGTCTCGCAGAGCATGCAGGCCGTGCACTTGGGGCGCCCGTCCTCGTGCACCTTGATGCGGTGCTTGCTGCGCAGGACGCGCGGCAGGGGGCGCATCACCTCCGGGTACTGCAGGGTGGTGGAGCCGGGCTTGCCCCCCTTCAGTCCGATGGCGTGGAGGGTGTGGCGGCCCATGTTGACGAAGAAATGGCGGGCCGTGATCCAAAGCCCGGTCCAGACGGCCGGGTAGTACAGCGCGGTCTTCAGGGTCGCCTGGCGGTCCACACGCACGAAGCGGGCCATCTCGTCTCCCTTTCCGCGGCCAAGCGGCCGCTAGCTCAGCATCACGAACGCCGTCACCACCACGTTGAGCAGGGCCAGGGGCAGCATTTCCTTCCAACCCAGCCGCAGCAGGTGGTCGAAGCGGAAGCGCGGCAGGGTCCAACGGATCAGCAGCTGCAGCCAGCAGAAGAACAGCAGCTTGAGCAGGAAGGACCCGATGCGCAGGATGAACACCACCAGCGGGGCCAGTTCCAGTGTCGCGCCATTGCCGAACACGAAGCCCGAGTCCGCCAGCCAGGGCACCTGCCAGCCGCCGAAGAACAGCGTGGTGACCAGGGCGCCCAGCACCACGATTTCCATGAACTCGCCCAGCAGGAAGAGGGCGAACTTGGCCCCCGAGTATTCCAGGTTGTAGCCAATGATCTCGCTCTCGCCCTCGGGGATGTCGAAGGGCACGCGCTTGGTCTCGGCGATGGCCGCCGGCAGGAAGAGCAGGAAGGCCAGGGGCTGCGTGAACACGCCCCACTTGGGGATCCAGCCGAACCAGTGCTGGCCCTGGGCGGCCACGATCTCGGGCAGGCGCACGCTGCCCGTCACCAGCACGACGCCCACCAGGGACAGGCCCAGCACCACCTCGTAGCTGATCATCTGACTGATGCCGCGCATGGCGCCCAGCTGGGCGAACTTGTTGTTGCTGGCCCAGCCGGCCAGCACCACGCTGTAAACGCCCATGGAGCCGAAGGCCAGGATGTAGAGGAAGCCCACGTTCAGGTCGGCCACCTGGAGGGCGATCTCCCGGCCGCCGATGGTCAGCGGCGGGCCGAAGGGAATCACGGCGAAGGTGACCATGGCGGCGAACAGGCCCACGAAGGGCGCGATGTTGAACAGGAAGCGGTTGGCGAAAGGCGGCACCCAGTCCTCCTTCGAGAAGGACTTGATCCCGTCGGCGAGGATGTTGAACAGGCCCCAGACCCGCAGTCCCAGGATGTCCGCGCGGTTGGCGCCGATGCGGTCCTGCATGACCGCGCTCTGCTTGCGCTCGGCCCAGGTCAGCAGGGCGGCCAGCGGCAGGATGACCCCCAGCAGGATCACCACCACCTTGACCAGCGCCAGCAGGATCTCGAACAGCATGGATTCTCCCTTGGTTGAGACATCCGGTCCGCCACGCTCAGCGTGGCGGACCTCCCGCCAAACTGCCTAGCGCGGGGCCGCCTCCTTCGACACGTGCCGGGACGGAGCCGGCGGCGACGGCAGTCCGCGCAGGGCCGGCACTTCGGCCTCCAGACGCTTGACCAGCGCGTCCAGCGTGGCCTGGGCGGGCCGGCGGCCCAGCCGGGCCCCCAGCTCCAGCAGCAGATCCACGCCCCGGTGGGCCGCGCCCAGCGGCGCGAAGGCCGCCTGGAAGCGCTGCCCCAGTCCGTCGCAATTGATGAAGCTGCCGCTCTGCTCCGCCGTCACGGCGGCGGGCAACTGCACGTGGGCCAGGTTGTCCCAGGCCTGCTCCCGGGGCGTGATCACCAGCAGGAAGCGCAGGCGCGTCAGCAGGTCCCGGGCCTCGGCGCCCAACAGCCCGGGCAGGTCCCAATGGAAACAGACCAGGCTGCGCACGCGGCCGGAGCGGATCTCGTCCAGCAACTGGCCGTCCGCGAAGGCGCCGCGCTTGAGCCCCAGCGCCGCGCAGCCCGCGCGGTTGGGGTGCAGGTCGGCCTTCATCAGCAGTCCGTCCTCCGCGCCGCGGGGATCCAGTTCGAGCTGATAGTCCGCCCGCGTCACCTTGAGCTGGTCCAGGAAGAGCGAGCGTGCGGCCAGCAGGTCTTCGCAGCTCATGTCCGGGTTGAACAGCACGGCGGTCTGGTCGGCGTGCCGGCGCAACTCGTCGTCCAGGTGCCGCGCCGCCTCGCCCAAGGCGTCCTCCCAGTCCGTGACCGCCAGCTGGCCGTCGCGGGTCACCCGCGGCTGCTCCAGCCGGCCTTCATCGATGGCGGGATAGCCGTAGCGGCCGCGGTCGCAGAGCCACCACTGGTTGACCTGCTCGTTGAAGCGCGGCTTGACGCGCTGCACGCGCCGGCCGCTCTCCGGGTTCTTGTAGTCCCGCTGCTCGTCGAACTGCAGTTCCACGTTGCAGCCCTTGCTGCAGCCCGGGCAGATGCTGTCCGCCTTGCGCAGGAACCAGACCCGGCGCTGGAAACGGAAGTCGCGGTCCGTCAGGGCCCCCACGGGACAGAGGTCGACGACGTTGCCCGAGTAGGGGTTGTCCAGCGATTTGCCCTCGGCCAGATGCAGCGTGCTGTGGCTGCCGCGCTCCTCGATGCCCAGCTCGTGGGTGCCGGTGACCTCCTGGCAGAAGCGCACGCAGCGCGAGCAGAGCACGCAGCGCTCCGAGTCCAGCATCACGTGCGGTCCGATGGGCTGGCGCTTGGGCTTGTGGACGGGTTCCGTCTCCCGGCGGCTGCCGGTGTCGATGGCCCCCCACTCCATGTAGTAGTCCTGCAGCTTGCACTCGCCCGCGCAGTCGCAGTAGGGACAATCGATGGGATGGTTGAGCAGCAGGAATTCCATCACGCCCTGGCGCGTGTCCAGCACATCGGCGCTGGCGGTGCGGATGGTCATGCCGTCCAGCGCGGGTTCCACGCAGGAGGCGGCCACGCGCGAGCGGCCGCCCATCTCGATCTCGACCATGCACATGCGGCAGTTGCCCGCGACGCTGAGGCCGGGGTGGTAGCAGAAATGCGGCACCACCACGCCCGCCTGCTTGCAGGCCTCGATCAGGCGCGTGCCGGACGGAACCTCCACCGGGCGGCCGTCGACGGTCAACTTGGGCATTCCCTCACTCCTTCCACAGGCGTCGGGGCATTCCAGGGGACACTCGTGTCCATACTACTTATGCCAACTCGCGCCGGCCATCAAGAGAACCACAGACCCACAGACACCCGGGCCAGAAAGCGGGCGCGTGGGTGGGGGAACTCGGCAGGACCCGCCGGCAGCGTCCGTTCCAGGGCCCATCTGGGCAGTCTGTGGTTCTCTTCATGGCCGGTCTCAGCGATCCAGCTCGCCGCCGATCATGTTGATCGAGCCGAAAATGGGGACCACGTCCGCGATGGAGCGGCCGATGATCATCTCCTTCAGGGCCTGGGTGATCCCGAAACAGGGCGGCCGGCAGCGCACCTTCCAGGGCTGCTCGCCCCCCGTGGACACCAGGTAAAAGCCCAGCTCGCCGTTGCCGCCCTCCACGGCGTGATACACGGCGCCGGGTGGCGGGGTCAGCATGTGGCCCCACATGTGGTGCTTGAAGTGGTTCATCAGGCCTTCGATCCGCGTGTAGACCTGCTCCTTGGGCGGCGCCGTGTAGCGCGCGTCGGGAACGCTGACCGGGCCGTCCGCCGGCAGCTTGGCCAGGCTCTGCTCGACGATGCGCAGGCTCTGCTCCATCTCGTGGAGCCGCACCAGGTAGCGGTCGTAGCAGTCGCCGCCGCTGCACACCGGAATGTCGAAGTCCACCTGGTTGTACAACAGGTAGGGATGCTGGACGCGCACGTCGTACTCGATCCCCGCCGCGCGGGCCACGGGGCCCGTGAAGCCGTAGCTCAGGCAGGTCGCGCGGTCCAGGGCCCCCACGCCGCGCGTGCGGTCGATGAAGATCCGGTTGTCGCTCATCAGCTGGTCGATCTCGCGGTTGATGTCACGCAGGTCGGTGAAGAGCTCGAGGATCTCCTCCTTCATGCCCGGGTAGGGCTCATAGGCCAACCCGCCAATGCGCGTGTAGCTGGTGGTCACCCGGGCGCCGCAGATCTTCTCCAGCACTTCCCAGATCAGGTCGCGGCCCTTGATCAGGTAGAGGAAGGCCGTGAAGGCGCCCAGCTCCATGCACGAGGCCGCGATGCAGGTCTGGTGGTCGCAGATGCGCATCAGCTCGCTGGTCAGCATGCGCAGCCACTGGCCGCGCACGGGGACCTCGATGTCCAGCAGCTTCTCCACGGCCATGTGGTAGCCCACGTCGTTGATGATCGGCGAGACGTAGTTGAGCCGGTCCACGTAGACCACGCACTGGTTCCAGGGGTGGTTCTCGCACATCTTCTCGAAGCCGCGGTGCAGGTAGCCGATCTCGATGTCGCAGTCGGTGATCTCCTCGCCCTGGGTGCGCACCTTGAGCCGCACGATGCCGTGCGTGGTGGGATGGCTGGGCCCCATGTTGAGGGTCATTTCCGTGGAGTGGGCCGTGATGGGCGGGGTTCCGCCGCTCTGCTCAGACATCCGCTTCATCCTCCCGCGGCTGGGACGCACCGCCACCCACGGCCTCCGGCCCGATCAGGGGCTGGCGGGCCTTCATCTTGTAGTCCTTGCGCAGGGGATGCCCCTTGAACTCGTCGTACAACAGCAGCCGGCGCAGGTCCGGGTGGCCCGCGAAGCGGATGCCGTAGAGATCCCAGATCTCCCGCTCGTACCAGTCGGCGGCCTTCCAGAGGCCGGTGAGCGTGGGCAGCTCGGCGCGCTCCTCCTGGAGCGGCACGCAGACCCGCAGGCGCCGGTTGCCGGACAGGCTGTAGAAGTGGGCCACCACCTCGAAGCGGACCGGGCGCTGCCCCAGGTAGTCCACGGCGGTCAGGTCCAGCAGGTACTCGAAGCCCTCGTCCTCCTTGAGCCAGCGCGCCAGGGTGGGCCAGATCTCCCGGCGCACCGTGACCTCGCGCTCGCCGAAGGCCTCGCTGAAGCCCAGCACGGCGCTCTCGAAGCGCTCGCTGATCCGCTCCGTAAGCTCGGGGCCGGCCCAGCTGCCCGTGGCCTGGAAGGTCCGCTCCGTCCGCGTCCCGCTCATCTCAGACCTCGTGCTTCTGGTGCTGGATCTTGGCCTGCAGCTTGATCAGTCCGTCCATCACGATCTCCGGGTGGGGCGGACAGCCCGGGATGTAGATGTCCACGGGAATGATTTGGTCGATGCCCTGCAGCACGGCGTAGTTGTTGTAGGGTCCCCCGGAGATGGTGCAGGCGCCGAAGGCCACCACCCACTTGGGCTCGCACATCTGGTCGTAGACCTGCTTGAGCACGGGGGCCATCTTGTGCGTGATGGTGCCCACCACCAGCAGCACGTCGCTCTGGCGCGGGCTGAAGCGCGGCAGGCCGGCGCCGAAGCGGTCCATGTCGTAGCGGCTGCAGGCGGCGGACATGTACTCCATCCCGCAGCAGGCCGTCACGAAGGGATAGTTGAAGATCGAGTACTTGCGTCCCCAGCCCAGCACCTTGTCGAGCTTGGTGGTGACGAAGGGTTCGGCCAGTTCCAGGCTGCGCTGGACGGGGCTCAGTTCCATGCGACGATTCCTTTCCGCAGCACGTAGATGAGGCCCACGCCCAGGGCGCCCACGAAGACCAGGATCTCCAGCAGCCCGAAGAGCCCCAGCCGGCTGTAGCTCACGGCCCAGGGATAGAGGAAGATGGTCTCGATGTCGAAGATGACGAAGAGGATCGCGATCAAGTAAAAGCGGGAGTTGAGGCCGCCCTCGCGCGGGCTGCCCACGGGCGTCATGCCGCATTCGAAGGGCTGGAGCTTCAGGCGGTTGAAGCGTTTGGGACCCAGGTAGGTGGCGGCCAGGTACATGACCGTCACCAGGCCCAGGGCCAGGGCGAAGAGCACGGCCAGGGCCAGCACGTTGGGATTGAAGTCGGTCATCCTGTCCTCGTCGGCTCAGTGCCGGCCCGGCGCCGGTGACACAAGGATCCTGGAAATGCAGGGATTCTCAGCTTTGGCGGAAAA is a window encoding:
- a CDS encoding 4Fe-4S binding protein, with the protein product MARFVRVDRQATLKTALYYPAVWTGLWITARHFFVNMGRHTLHAIGLKGGKPGSTTLQYPEVMRPLPRVLRSKHRIKVHEDGRPKCTACMLCETACPDFCISITPMEHDGSPEEKAPAEFRIDLDRCCFCGFCVEACPKDAIYMDTQIMEISSDRRENFILRLPELLDPKPLICTGPEFRGKPVEKVLPHLGWRNLDHVTPVKVDLRYREEQLARLHAGNPATRPAGLE
- a CDS encoding NADH-quinone oxidoreductase subunit A — translated: MTDFNPNVLALAVLFALALGLVTVMYLAATYLGPKRFNRLKLQPFECGMTPVGSPREGGLNSRFYLIAILFVIFDIETIFLYPWAVSYSRLGLFGLLEILVFVGALGVGLIYVLRKGIVAWN
- a CDS encoding complex I subunit 1 family protein yields the protein MLFEILLALVKVVVILLGVILPLAALLTWAERKQSAVMQDRIGANRADILGLRVWGLFNILADGIKSFSKEDWVPPFANRFLFNIAPFVGLFAAMVTFAVIPFGPPLTIGGREIALQVADLNVGFLYILAFGSMGVYSVVLAGWASNNKFAQLGAMRGISQMISYEVVLGLSLVGVVLVTGSVRLPEIVAAQGQHWFGWIPKWGVFTQPLAFLLFLPAAIAETKRVPFDIPEGESEIIGYNLEYSGAKFALFLLGEFMEIVVLGALVTTLFFGGWQVPWLADSGFVFGNGATLELAPLVVFILRIGSFLLKLLFFCWLQLLIRWTLPRFRFDHLLRLGWKEMLPLALLNVVVTAFVMLS
- the nuoB gene encoding NADH-quinone oxidoreductase subunit NuoB, which gives rise to MELSPVQRSLELAEPFVTTKLDKVLGWGRKYSIFNYPFVTACCGMEYMSAACSRYDMDRFGAGLPRFSPRQSDVLLVVGTITHKMAPVLKQVYDQMCEPKWVVAFGACTISGGPYNNYAVLQGIDQIIPVDIYIPGCPPHPEIVMDGLIKLQAKIQHQKHEV
- a CDS encoding cyanophycin synthetase: MSSATWAEIWRAVDARARFGMLQGLERMADLLERLGHPERALRCVQLAGTNGKGAAAYALWRLLEDAGEPAGLFVSPHLLHVSERIRLRGGPLDEAAAGGAWRELAPHVEAVGASYFETLTALALLAFARAGSRWAVLECGLGGRLDATSAVRPELSLLTSVGADHLAVLGPTLADVARDKAHVAPPGGVLISAVDEPALCEIVARVARERGAEVLQVSPCPAPAAEERLGERVLLRGRSGAGLLLPEDTWSWRAAAGLALRAVEQLAVMRPGDPAVVTRLESGEWPGRFHVLRRDPPLVLDVAHNPPALARLTLELAAHWPGARFHVLLAGMADKALADNLRVLAPVAGPLHVLLPAGHGRAASREDWRAAARAAGVEIEGWLDESALRALRCRVEEKDEREPWLVTGSFLGVAAWLGAVELPRGL
- a CDS encoding N-acetylmuramoyl-L-alanine amidase → MDHLRPATRPPVTRGSAPVLLLVLWLLAAAQPGARALAVLSPPEPDRELLVTLPGGGEAILPTWRTGRAPGGLRQFSLDDLLRLEGLLADVDGPAWTLQARGHRVRVVEGLRFVEVDGTLLSLDQAPVNGPDGLLVELELLRRLLASGLLQGRLDEGRDELALQPLPVALERETVPGGELLRLRLPEIPVFESVPGAGRLDLRLPDLDELAGLEDPARLKPGGDPLIRGLTARRDGGEWVLGLALSSQAELVDVEEVEALGEIQVLLRRRGAVVAAGPLHEPAPEEEAPAPALTGLREELTRIVIDAGHGGHDPGAVSRWGKSEKDLTLAIALELRERLRRELPGVDVLLTRERDEYLPLGERTRRANQAQGQLFVSIHINAAKDRRARGHEVFFLRPGMNEHARQVALRENSQLDFEGPDAQGERPPEDWILASMAQSGWAEESRGVAQLLSRHLGRITERRRRPVQQAGFQVLVGASMPAVLVECGFLTNGEDHRQLASGEGQRALAQALAAGLKELHALSAGQP
- a CDS encoding NADH-quinone oxidoreductase subunit C — its product is MSGTRTERTFQATGSWAGPELTERISERFESAVLGFSEAFGEREVTVRREIWPTLARWLKEDEGFEYLLDLTAVDYLGQRPVRFEVVAHFYSLSGNRRLRVCVPLQEERAELPTLTGLWKAADWYEREIWDLYGIRFAGHPDLRRLLLYDEFKGHPLRKDYKMKARQPLIGPEAVGGGASQPREDEADV
- a CDS encoding NADH-quinone oxidoreductase subunit D, which gives rise to MSEQSGGTPPITAHSTEMTLNMGPSHPTTHGIVRLKVRTQGEEITDCDIEIGYLHRGFEKMCENHPWNQCVVYVDRLNYVSPIINDVGYHMAVEKLLDIEVPVRGQWLRMLTSELMRICDHQTCIAASCMELGAFTAFLYLIKGRDLIWEVLEKICGARVTTSYTRIGGLAYEPYPGMKEEILELFTDLRDINREIDQLMSDNRIFIDRTRGVGALDRATCLSYGFTGPVARAAGIEYDVRVQHPYLLYNQVDFDIPVCSGGDCYDRYLVRLHEMEQSLRIVEQSLAKLPADGPVSVPDARYTAPPKEQVYTRIEGLMNHFKHHMWGHMLTPPPGAVYHAVEGGNGELGFYLVSTGGEQPWKVRCRPPCFGITQALKEMIIGRSIADVVPIFGSINMIGGELDR
- a CDS encoding 2Fe-2S iron-sulfur cluster-binding protein; amino-acid sequence: MPKLTVDGRPVEVPSGTRLIEACKQAGVVVPHFCYHPGLSVAGNCRMCMVEIEMGGRSRVAASCVEPALDGMTIRTASADVLDTRQGVMEFLLLNHPIDCPYCDCAGECKLQDYYMEWGAIDTGSRRETEPVHKPKRQPIGPHVMLDSERCVLCSRCVRFCQEVTGTHELGIEERGSHSTLHLAEGKSLDNPYSGNVVDLCPVGALTDRDFRFQRRVWFLRKADSICPGCSKGCNVELQFDEQRDYKNPESGRRVQRVKPRFNEQVNQWWLCDRGRYGYPAIDEGRLEQPRVTRDGQLAVTDWEDALGEAARHLDDELRRHADQTAVLFNPDMSCEDLLAARSLFLDQLKVTRADYQLELDPRGAEDGLLMKADLHPNRAGCAALGLKRGAFADGQLLDEIRSGRVRSLVCFHWDLPGLLGAEARDLLTRLRFLLVITPREQAWDNLAHVQLPAAVTAEQSGSFINCDGLGQRFQAAFAPLGAAHRGVDLLLELGARLGRRPAQATLDALVKRLEAEVPALRGLPSPPAPSRHVSKEAAPR